The following proteins are co-located in the Bombus pyrosoma isolate SC7728 linkage group LG12, ASM1482585v1, whole genome shotgun sequence genome:
- the LOC122573377 gene encoding tau-tubulin kinase homolog Asator isoform X4, with product MMSEDLLQPGHVVKERWKVVRRIGGGGFGEIYEGLDLMTREQVALKVESARQSKQVLKMEVAVLKKLQGREHVCRFIGCGRNDRFNYVVMQLQGKNLAELRRAQPRGAFSLSTTLRLGLQILKAIESIHQVGFLHRDIKPSNFSMGRLPHTSKLVYMLDFGLARQFTTGTGEVRPPRSAAGFRGTVRYASVNAHKNKEMGRHDDLWSLFYMLVEFVNGQLPWRKIKDKEQVGLMKEKYDHRLLLKHLPADLRVFLEHIQSLGYADKPDYAMLAGLFERCLKRRGVKATDPYDWERPFISNESLPTTRSLPSNYQVAMPPVLTTATTINQAPTTPNVDTNNQENVEPDNRKELDAQMDYESICRRNKQRGVEGSSVPFTSAISNHGRDKNCNATIPTMDNTHQQAGQQAQDSPKKRRAVSMAAEPQTGVVDNEGDALMASARSASEVPRNKIGANAAAPLRKSASGATFARLRVTSAPEATPGEPPSPRVQTEVDASYCSYDVTNPKYVGNQSPVTEQREPLKREPRRRTDGRQQTRASRAAIRDCSITQFAQIDDDNVSALQQVTKGGGGLTLASQWKSQFDDSEETDNEWKGENLQSPEHKGTNMPIMVPQSTVGSDAVTIAASVPASIDAKTTVVQSTTSIAPQHSIIPTALSRISEDSTKPAAPHRCLNIAGIEKYPDLQSALPRAWSVPELAPHVRAYLEAPLVQQAAFDDLLYEVDVMRNIATRYDEPRQSLPPRRASVPAVAFSPPNTIPSTPGGEEEEEAVAGRLEIRVVDATGGATVVQTTADREPLQRKMTNGTVDSPAILDNPNPEREEPSIYDDAVENRAPIDDTVHKENNTITASTTIPNVVPLREYKDDKEKEVSNRTYNTVSKIPIPVKSPRCSLSESTPETNTQNTKSIMGNEVEISSTPAATAREKDASAQPQRCHRDATEMPHSTIIV from the exons atGATGAGCGAGGATTTGCTGCAACCTGGCCATGTGGTCAAAGAACGGTGGAAAGTC GTCAGGAGAATAGGAGGGGGTGGGTTTGGTGAAATTTATGAAGGGCTAGACTTGATGACCAGAGAGCAAGTTGCGTTGAAAGTTGAATCAGCACGTCAATCAAAGCAAGTTCTTAAGATGGAAGTAGCAGTATTGAAAAAACTTCAGG GCCGAGAACATGTGTGCAGGTTTATAGGTTGTGGCCGTAATGATCGATTCAATTATGTTGTAATGCAGTTGCAAGGAAAAAATTTAGCCGAGTTACGACGTGCTCAGCCTCGTGGTGCTTTCTCATTATCTACTACTCTCCGTTTAGGACTTCAAATTCTCAAAGCAATTGAAAGCATACATCAAGTAGGCTTCCTTCATAGAGATATCAAACCT TCAAACTTTTCAATGGGACGACTTCCGCATACATCGAAGTTAGTTTATATGTTAGACTTTGGTTTGGCTCGTCAATTCACGACGGGTACTGGTGAAGTTAGACCACCTCGTAGCGCGGCAGGATTTAGGGGAACCGTCCGGTACGCATCGGTGAATGCGCacaaaaacaaagaaatggGCAGACACGACGATTTGTggtcattattttatatgttggTAGAGTTTGTTAATGGACAACTTCCATGGCGAAAAATTAAGGATAAAGAACAG GTGGGTCTCATGAAAGAAAAGTACGATCATCGCTTACTTTTAAAACATCTTCCAGCGGATCTCCGTGTTTTTTTGGAACATATTCAG AGTTTGGGATACGCAGATAAACCAGATTATGCGATGCTGGCAGGTCTATTCGAACGTTGCTTGAAACGTAGAGGAGTGAAAGCTACTGACCCTTATGATTGGGAGAGGCCATTTATATCGAACGAAAGTTTACCGACTACCAGGTCTCTACCTAGTAACTACCAGGTCGCCATGCCTCCAGTACTGACCACAGCTACTACGATCAATCAAGCACCAACCACGCCGAACGTCGATACGAATAATCAAGAAAACGTCGAACCCGATAACAGGAAGGAATTAGAC GCACAAATGGATTATGAAAGTATATGTAGAAGAAATAAACAACGTGGAGTAGAAGGATCTTCGGTGCCGTTTACATCAGCTATCAGCAATCACGGccgagataaaaattgtaacgcCACAATACCTACAATGGATAACACTCATCAACAAGCTGGGCAACAGGCTCAAG ACTCGCCTAAAAAGAGGCGTGCAGTTTCGATGGCAGCAGAACCACAAACAGGCGTGGTAGACAACGAAGGAGATGCTTTAATGGCATCCGCTCGTTCTGCTTCAGAAGTTCCTCGCAATAAAATTGGAGCTAATGCTGCAGCACCATTAAGGAAATCCGCAAGTGGCGCAACATTTGCTCGATTACGAGTAACATCTGCGCCCGAGGCAACGCCTGGCGAACCTCCCAGTCCTCGTGTACAAACTGAAGTCGATGCCTCCTATTGTTCCTACGACGTTACCAATCCAAAATACGTTGGCAATCAGAGCCCC GTTACGGAACAAAGAGAACCATTGAAAAGAGAACCGCGAAGAAGAACAGATGGACGTCAACAAACAAGAGCTAGTCGCGCCGCAATAAGGGACTGTTCCATAACTCAGTTCGCGCAGATAGATGACGACAATGTATCGGCGTTGCAGCAAGTGACTAAAGGCGGTGGTGGCCTGACCCTCGCTTCTCAGTGGAAATCACAATTTGACGATTCTGAAGAAACTGACAACGAATGGAAAGGAGAGAATTTACAGAGTCCCGAGCATAAAGGGACCAACATGCCAATTATGGTTCCGCAG tcGACAGTTGGTAGTGACGCTGTGACCATCGCAGCTTCAGTACCTGCATCTATCGATGCGAAAACGACAGTGGTTCAATCAACCACGTCGATCGCACCGCAACATTCAATAATACCAACTGCCCTCTCACGAATAAGTGAAGATTCTACGAAGCCTGCGGCTCCTCATAGGTGCTTAAATATTGCTGGCATTGAGAAATACCCGGATCTTCAAAGTGCGCTTCCTCGCGCTTGGAGCGTTCCCGAGTTGGCGCCGCATGTTCGCGCGTACCTCGAAGCGCCGTTG GTTCAACAAGCTGCATTCGATGATTTGTTGTACGAGGTTGATGTCATGAGAAATATAGCTACACGTTACGACGAACCGAGACAAAGCCTTCCACCACGAAGGGCGAGCGTACCAGCAGTTGCTTTTTCACCGCCGAACACAATACCCAGCACACctggaggagaagaagaggaggaagcaGTAGCTGGAAGACTAGAAATTAGAGTAGTTGATGCAACAGGCGGTGCAACCGTTGTACAAACCACCGCGGATAGAGAGCCATTGCAAA GAAAAATGACAAACGGTACAGTAGACAGTCCGGCTATCCTAGATAATCCTAATCCGGAAAGGGAAGAACCATCGATATACGACGATGCTGTTGAAAATCGAGCGCCTATCGATGATACCGTGCACAAGGAGAACAACACTATCACTGCCTCGACCACTATACCGAACGTAGTACCACTTCGTGAATATAAGGACGATAAAGAAAAGGAGGTCTCTAATAGGACTTATAATACTGTCAGCAAAATTCCAATTCCGGTTAAAAGTCCGAGATGTTCATTATCGGAATCAACACCAGAAACGAATACGCAAAATACCAAAAGCATCATGGGAAATGAAGTAGAAATATCGTCTACACCTGCGGCTACAGCCAGAGAAAAAGATGCTA GTGCCCAGCCACAGAGATGCCACAGAGATGCCACAGAGATGCCACACAGTACTattatcgtttga